A single region of the Fibrobacter sp. UWH6 genome encodes:
- a CDS encoding acyl-[acyl-carrier-protein] thioesterase yields the protein MIFEKLFGKKKQAGTANTADGAVEVAGTAAKKSQGFDASSIAVTPISPELMANATRTAPNSDEDDTDEITELKFTVRFSDCDEHNRLKLSRLFQFTEEAALSDAERKGYGLWNMMKAGYGCVVTRMKLRLNHTPVLGEELLVSTWAKENYKDKVIYKDYRVCDGRGNILVEGTSSWLLVDLKTGKAVPPSTSPFPLPIEEGREALPSKLDILSMGLFPKVVDQVQGRNTDLDINHHVNHCRYVDWVLDALTREEVKDRGIRSIQMNYIHQIPLDEKVDIVRFRDSKHHAVLFGMNAEEMKKNPLKAKCHFQARVGFLR from the coding sequence ATGATTTTTGAAAAGCTATTTGGTAAAAAAAAGCAGGCCGGTACCGCAAACACAGCAGATGGTGCCGTCGAAGTCGCAGGTACCGCCGCGAAAAAATCCCAGGGGTTTGACGCCTCGTCCATCGCCGTAACCCCCATCAGCCCGGAGCTCATGGCAAACGCCACCCGCACCGCCCCAAACTCCGACGAAGACGACACCGACGAAATCACCGAGCTGAAATTTACCGTACGCTTTTCGGACTGCGATGAACACAATCGCCTCAAACTTTCTAGGCTGTTTCAGTTTACCGAAGAAGCCGCCTTGTCAGATGCCGAACGCAAGGGCTATGGCTTATGGAACATGATGAAGGCCGGCTACGGCTGCGTCGTGACCCGCATGAAGTTGCGCCTGAACCACACTCCCGTTTTAGGCGAAGAACTGCTGGTCAGCACCTGGGCCAAGGAGAACTATAAGGACAAAGTAATATACAAGGATTACAGGGTCTGCGATGGCCGCGGCAACATCCTGGTCGAAGGCACCTCCTCCTGGCTGCTGGTGGACTTGAAAACCGGCAAGGCAGTCCCCCCATCTACCAGCCCCTTCCCCCTGCCCATCGAAGAAGGCCGCGAAGCTCTGCCCTCCAAGCTGGACATCCTTTCTATGGGATTGTTCCCCAAGGTTGTGGACCAGGTTCAGGGCCGCAACACCGACCTGGACATCAACCATCACGTCAACCACTGCCGTTATGTGGACTGGGTTCTGGACGCCTTGACCCGCGAAGAAGTCAAGGACCGCGGCATCCGTTCCATCCAGATGAATTACATCCATCAGATTCCCCTTGACGAAAAGGTCGACATCGTCCGCTTCAGGGATTCCAAGCACCACGCCGTACTCTTTGGCATGAACGCCGAAGAAATGAAGAAAAACCCTCTCAAGGCCAAATGCCACTTCCAGGCCCGCGTAGGATTTTTACGATAA
- the dacB gene encoding D-alanyl-D-alanine carboxypeptidase/D-alanyl-D-alanine-endopeptidase: MKLFSSLKNFSMARKMTVLSMFLCVNALAGFDLAPFQSYVDSVVPGSRFGLSIRSVKSGVELGQIRGSEKFTPASTLKTLTTATALHFLPLDYEPKTEISLLGSIQKNKGMDGYDLKPVFVGTVNVRGEGDPNFSGRYYADPFDALYAMADSIKSLGIDTIRGNLNLDTSYYTGPWKAEHWRKNFYDAWYGAEIAPLNFNDNCTMIRFKPGAKPGDRAIAEIVPDVGYVVLKNELQTVKGRSKRWTWALDPVKPEIVLGGTIGTSIDSNQLVLPVRNPVAYFRAALMHAFKEKGLSYVPDSTVTPGIEIKKFTFSAAPLLSILDEINQRSQNFHAEALFRNLGAQMAGEGSVEGGKAMERKFLAEMGIDSTHFEVWDGCGLSPKNKLLPSTETLLLTKMARHPKGSYYINSFAGPGAGTGSKRQLDNPYPWLTRFKTGFIGEAHALVGYVFPMDGDTLALAMYLNDTGKNPDAKLKDVLDTLWTRIVMQTNDSYASLMEMKSLWLSARHIKPFHERLDYFSKAMIGKPYLLAAMGESYLDTIENKPLVNMDSVNCVTYLEHALAMARAADEDSIFNTLQRIRYYKGIIDFAHRKHYMIVDWVNGSKYARVLPLPGDTIIQRTMPKKEFFKAKGITRKRDDEPTDLRYLPYDKAMVLMSRAYEGPFTVVGIAFVAKSEKIDVTHTGFVVLRPGQLPQLRHASSLQKQVVEVPLTDYLESRRGKLPGIVLFEFIPQ, translated from the coding sequence ATGAAGCTTTTCTCTAGCCTTAAGAATTTTTCGATGGCCCGCAAGATGACGGTGCTCTCGATGTTCCTTTGTGTAAACGCCCTTGCCGGTTTTGACCTGGCCCCTTTCCAGTCTTATGTGGATTCTGTTGTGCCGGGTTCCCGTTTCGGTCTTTCGATCCGTTCTGTAAAATCCGGTGTGGAACTGGGTCAGATTCGCGGCTCCGAAAAGTTTACTCCGGCAAGTACATTAAAGACTTTGACTACGGCTACGGCCCTGCATTTTCTGCCTCTGGATTATGAACCCAAGACCGAGATTTCTCTGTTGGGCAGTATCCAGAAGAACAAGGGTATGGATGGCTATGACCTGAAGCCGGTTTTCGTAGGAACCGTAAATGTTCGTGGAGAAGGGGATCCAAATTTTTCGGGACGCTATTATGCGGATCCCTTTGACGCCCTGTATGCCATGGCTGATTCTATCAAGAGCCTTGGGATTGATACTATCCGCGGAAACTTGAATTTGGATACCAGTTATTACACTGGCCCCTGGAAGGCTGAGCATTGGCGCAAGAATTTTTATGATGCCTGGTACGGTGCAGAAATCGCTCCCCTGAACTTTAATGACAACTGCACCATGATCCGCTTTAAGCCCGGTGCAAAACCTGGTGATCGTGCTATTGCCGAAATCGTTCCCGATGTAGGTTATGTGGTTCTCAAGAATGAACTGCAGACGGTTAAGGGGCGTTCCAAGAGATGGACATGGGCTCTGGATCCGGTAAAACCCGAGATAGTCCTTGGCGGTACCATTGGCACTAGCATTGATTCCAATCAGCTGGTTCTTCCTGTGCGAAATCCGGTGGCTTATTTTAGGGCAGCCCTGATGCACGCCTTCAAGGAAAAGGGCCTCAGCTACGTTCCCGATAGCACGGTTACTCCCGGTATCGAGATCAAGAAATTCACCTTTAGCGCCGCTCCACTGTTGAGTATCCTTGACGAAATCAATCAGCGCAGCCAGAACTTCCACGCCGAAGCCTTGTTCCGCAATCTTGGCGCACAGATGGCTGGGGAAGGAAGCGTCGAAGGCGGCAAGGCTATGGAACGCAAGTTCCTTGCCGAAATGGGAATAGACTCTACCCACTTTGAAGTGTGGGACGGTTGCGGACTTTCTCCCAAGAACAAATTGCTGCCCTCTACAGAAACTTTGTTGCTGACAAAGATGGCTCGTCATCCCAAGGGCAGTTATTATATCAACAGTTTTGCTGGCCCTGGCGCTGGTACAGGTAGCAAGCGTCAGCTGGATAATCCCTATCCTTGGCTTACCCGCTTCAAGACAGGATTCATTGGTGAAGCCCATGCCTTGGTGGGTTATGTGTTCCCCATGGATGGCGATACTCTGGCCCTGGCCATGTACCTGAATGATACCGGTAAGAACCCCGATGCCAAATTGAAAGATGTGTTGGATACTCTGTGGACCCGCATTGTCATGCAGACCAACGACAGTTACGCCTCCCTCATGGAAATGAAATCTTTGTGGTTGTCAGCCAGACACATCAAACCTTTCCATGAACGTCTGGATTACTTCTCCAAGGCTATGATCGGTAAGCCCTACTTGCTGGCCGCTATGGGCGAAAGCTATCTGGATACCATCGAGAATAAACCCTTGGTGAACATGGATTCCGTGAACTGTGTAACTTATCTGGAACATGCCTTGGCTATGGCAAGGGCCGCGGATGAAGATTCAATTTTCAATACCCTTCAGCGTATTCGCTACTACAAGGGCATTATTGATTTCGCTCATCGCAAACATTACATGATTGTTGACTGGGTGAATGGCAGCAAGTATGCCAGGGTTCTGCCTCTGCCTGGCGATACCATTATTCAGCGCACCATGCCCAAAAAGGAATTCTTTAAGGCGAAGGGCATTACCCGTAAGAGGGACGACGAACCCACAGACCTTCGTTACCTGCCTTATGACAAGGCTATGGTTCTGATGTCTCGTGCCTACGAGGGTCCCTTTACTGTGGTTGGAATTGCCTTTGTGGCCAAGTCCGAAAAGATCGACGTGACCCACACCGGATTCGTTGTGTTGCGTCCCGGTCAGTTGCCGCAGCTACGCCACGCCTCTTCCTTGCAGAAGCAGGTGGTGGAAGTTCCCCTTACAGATTATCTTGAAAGTCGCCGCGGAAAGCTTCCTGGCATAGTTCTCTTCGAATTTATTCCGCAGTAG
- the aroA gene encoding 3-phosphoshikimate 1-carboxyvinyltransferase: protein MVEAFSRPSSLQLPALSSYNGEVRVPGSKSITNRVFLISALARGTTKLHNLLRSDDTRYMGEALKELGIKIEMSDDYTEATVVGNGGPMDAPENVDGDYVADLYLGNAGTAMRSLCAALTLGKGEFHLSGEQRMKERPIRDLVDALGSLGADITYMETVGFPPVCIRSNGLKSGSVSVRGNISSQYLTALLICAPYAIGEEGSELHIHVEGQLISAPYILLTLDVMKHFGIEVRHDGLTDFYVPKGVYVSPGDYMVEGDASSASYPLAAAAIAKGKCRVLGVGSECRQGDVAFVEVLKKMGAKITMGPDWVECEGAPLHACDMNLNDIPDAAMTVAVLALFADGPMTISGIASWRVKETDRIAAMAAELRKVGAQVVETNDSITVTPPAKLNENVAIETYNDHRMAMCFSLVALGGVPVKIMDPACVNKTYPKYFEDFKKLAK from the coding sequence ATGGTAGAAGCATTTTCTCGTCCCAGTTCGTTACAGTTGCCGGCACTCAGTTCTTACAATGGTGAAGTTCGAGTCCCCGGATCCAAGAGTATTACAAACCGTGTTTTCCTTATTTCGGCATTGGCCCGCGGAACCACAAAGCTGCATAACCTTTTGCGCAGCGATGATACCCGCTACATGGGCGAGGCCCTCAAGGAACTTGGCATCAAGATCGAAATGTCCGACGACTATACCGAAGCCACTGTGGTGGGCAACGGTGGTCCTATGGATGCCCCCGAAAATGTAGATGGCGATTATGTGGCAGACCTTTATTTGGGTAATGCCGGTACCGCCATGCGCTCCCTCTGTGCGGCCCTTACCTTGGGCAAGGGCGAATTCCACCTGAGTGGTGAGCAGCGCATGAAGGAACGCCCCATCCGCGACCTGGTGGATGCCCTGGGCAGCCTTGGCGCCGACATCACCTACATGGAAACGGTTGGATTCCCGCCGGTATGCATCCGCTCCAACGGCCTGAAGAGCGGTTCCGTAAGTGTTCGCGGCAATATTTCTAGCCAGTATTTGACCGCCCTTCTGATTTGCGCCCCCTACGCCATTGGCGAAGAAGGTTCCGAACTCCACATTCATGTAGAAGGTCAGCTGATTTCTGCCCCCTACATCCTGTTGACTCTGGATGTGATGAAGCATTTCGGCATCGAAGTGCGTCACGATGGCCTGACTGATTTTTACGTTCCCAAGGGCGTTTATGTAAGCCCCGGTGACTACATGGTGGAAGGCGATGCCAGTTCTGCCAGCTACCCGCTTGCCGCCGCCGCTATCGCCAAGGGCAAGTGCCGCGTTCTGGGCGTGGGCAGCGAATGCCGCCAGGGTGACGTGGCCTTTGTGGAAGTGCTCAAGAAGATGGGTGCTAAGATTACCATGGGCCCCGACTGGGTGGAATGCGAAGGCGCTCCGTTGCATGCCTGCGATATGAACCTGAACGACATTCCCGATGCCGCCATGACCGTTGCCGTGCTGGCCCTGTTTGCCGACGGCCCCATGACCATTAGCGGTATTGCCAGCTGGCGTGTCAAGGAAACCGACCGTATCGCCGCCATGGCTGCTGAACTTCGCAAGGTTGGCGCCCAGGTGGTAGAAACCAACGATTCCATTACCGTGACCCCGCCGGCCAAGCTCAACGAGAACGTAGCTATCGAAACTTACAACGACCACCGTATGGCCATGTGCTTTAGCCTGGTGGCCCTGGGTGGTGTGCCGGTGAAGATTATGGACCCGGCCTGCGTGAACAAGACTTATCCTAAGTACTTCGAGGATTTCAAGAAGTTGGCTAAGTAA
- a CDS encoding extracellular solute-binding protein, which translates to MNKIFGFFLLVVFSVAAFADPELHAVPAKDTLSLWVMDDGVNSGFALQKITRKYSQQTKKPVKVRFLNWGEAFDELQRVFAMDSSEVEASGAEVPDVVQLGSSWVPYFADAGMISSIDSLLDVVDSTRFYSEAMKATHVGRGKETYALPWFLDVRGLFVNERLWLSMGFNDEDVENFPEFYGTLRSVAKAQLKNGYGRPVTAFEFGVREDWTAQQQMAPILWSFGGDLVVECEVHENDSSRFSGYRSALVDSASLVGLRHYLKFVRDQEISPNGLRENSSQIADRFVRSEMLMIHGTSEIIRKMEFGSDVGGLMESPLAKDGIAVIPSPKGPAGRFTFVGGSHLALPKLLSYRSAQRQKEAADLFLFLLRADNVDQYSRQIGFLPADRSLIHLWAQDSRYYQLINGLEKDGRSFINIPEWREVEVVMNNMVGRIAKSLADTSCDESDEIPRVVLAAHEQIDSLLRHESGLDRDSLWACIRLALMQPVEEHENEIREEPQETERPLFVVLVAAAALVLVVVVIVVVLRRKR; encoded by the coding sequence GTGAATAAGATCTTTGGATTTTTTCTGCTGGTTGTTTTCTCGGTAGCGGCTTTTGCCGATCCCGAGCTGCATGCGGTGCCTGCCAAGGATACTCTGTCTCTGTGGGTTATGGACGACGGTGTCAATTCAGGGTTTGCCCTGCAGAAGATTACCCGTAAGTATTCCCAGCAGACAAAGAAGCCTGTAAAGGTTCGCTTCCTGAATTGGGGCGAGGCTTTTGACGAATTGCAGCGCGTGTTTGCTATGGACTCTTCTGAGGTGGAAGCTTCTGGTGCCGAAGTCCCTGACGTTGTGCAGTTGGGCTCCAGCTGGGTTCCCTACTTTGCCGATGCTGGTATGATTTCCTCCATTGATTCCCTTCTGGATGTTGTGGACTCCACACGCTTCTATAGCGAGGCTATGAAGGCGACTCACGTTGGACGTGGCAAGGAAACTTACGCCCTGCCATGGTTCCTGGATGTGCGCGGCTTGTTCGTGAATGAACGTCTGTGGCTTTCTATGGGCTTTAACGATGAAGATGTAGAGAACTTCCCTGAATTCTATGGAACATTGCGTTCCGTGGCCAAGGCTCAGCTTAAGAATGGTTACGGTCGTCCTGTGACAGCTTTTGAATTTGGTGTACGCGAAGACTGGACGGCTCAACAGCAGATGGCTCCGATCCTGTGGAGTTTTGGTGGTGACCTGGTGGTGGAATGCGAGGTCCACGAGAACGATTCCTCTAGATTCTCTGGCTATCGCAGCGCCCTGGTGGATTCTGCTTCCCTGGTAGGTTTGCGTCATTATCTCAAGTTTGTCCGCGACCAGGAAATTTCTCCTAACGGTCTTCGCGAAAATTCCAGTCAGATTGCCGACCGCTTTGTCCGTTCCGAAATGCTCATGATTCACGGGACCTCCGAAATCATCCGCAAGATGGAATTCGGTAGTGATGTGGGTGGCCTTATGGAAAGTCCCCTGGCTAAAGATGGCATTGCTGTCATCCCTTCTCCTAAGGGACCTGCCGGTCGCTTTACCTTCGTGGGCGGAAGTCATCTGGCTCTCCCGAAGCTTCTGTCTTACAGGTCTGCCCAACGTCAGAAGGAAGCTGCGGATTTGTTCCTGTTCCTGCTCCGCGCCGACAACGTGGACCAGTATTCCCGCCAGATCGGTTTCTTGCCGGCAGACCGCAGCCTGATCCACCTGTGGGCTCAGGACTCCCGCTATTACCAGTTGATTAATGGTCTCGAAAAGGATGGCCGCAGCTTCATTAACATTCCTGAATGGCGTGAAGTTGAAGTGGTCATGAACAATATGGTGGGCCGCATTGCCAAGTCCCTGGCAGACACCAGCTGTGATGAGTCCGATGAAATTCCTCGAGTGGTTCTTGCCGCACACGAACAGATTGATAGCCTGCTCCGCCACGAAAGCGGCCTAGACCGAGATTCCTTATGGGCTTGTATCCGCCTGGCGTTGATGCAACCTGTAGAAGAACATGAAAATGAAATCCGCGAAGAACCTCAGGAAACAGAACGTCCCCTGTTTGTCGTGTTAGTTGCTGCCGCGGCTCTTGTCCTTGTTGTTGTCGTTATTGTTGTTGTCTTGCGCCGCAAGCGTTGA
- a CDS encoding glycosyl hydrolase family 8 — translation MKKKLTSLSLGLLLGASAAFAAETIYTAPSFFDENGGYFGPDCDQTNYSGAYYTGDYTSPFKTFLGKTDAEIQEKMDQLWNHYFKGDNNSKVYYDNGNEAYIKDINNNDVRSEGMSYGMMIAVQTNHKEEFDKLWNWAKNHMWHKSGDWDGYFAWKRGDNGQGGDDNCAPDGEMYFMMSLLFAANRWGDSQYMDDAQYILDKMWSNYNHQLFNTSSYIITFQPTNGNNTWSDPSYDLPAYVDLFARWSKTHTDKWTAATKATRDHLYKSSNTSSGLFSDYNNFDGTPHAVSFNNDATRYMYDAMRCAMNFGMDYYLFGSDAKREEEMAKRIIDFFEKDGYQHARFNWDGSNPSESYTLGETGANAVAAMALANNPSYEKAIKTNLEKAWNASLMTGQYRYYDGLVHYLSMLHLSGTFKIWKPKPTVEKKTVEGTEYNGVTYDKETTINAFEGCKLYEVTITGKQSAPVVDAAIAITSVKAMNAARVWSTNSAIVIENVAAGTNFSVTDMNGRVMMKSKVSSASHEIPMSNKGAFLVMVGNKTFKVIK, via the coding sequence ATGAAAAAGAAATTGACCTCTCTCTCTCTTGGCCTGTTGCTGGGTGCCTCTGCAGCCTTTGCAGCAGAAACGATTTACACTGCTCCGTCTTTCTTCGATGAAAACGGTGGCTACTTCGGTCCCGACTGCGACCAGACCAACTATTCTGGCGCATACTACACCGGCGACTACACCAGCCCCTTCAAGACTTTCTTGGGCAAGACCGATGCTGAAATCCAGGAAAAGATGGATCAGCTTTGGAACCATTACTTCAAGGGCGACAACAACTCCAAGGTCTACTACGATAACGGCAACGAAGCCTACATCAAGGATATCAACAATAACGACGTCCGTTCCGAAGGCATGTCCTACGGTATGATGATCGCCGTTCAGACCAACCACAAGGAAGAATTCGACAAGCTCTGGAACTGGGCCAAGAATCACATGTGGCACAAGTCTGGCGACTGGGACGGCTACTTTGCATGGAAGCGTGGCGACAACGGCCAGGGCGGCGACGACAACTGCGCACCCGATGGCGAAATGTACTTCATGATGTCCTTGCTCTTCGCTGCAAACCGCTGGGGCGATAGCCAGTACATGGACGACGCCCAGTACATCTTGGACAAGATGTGGAGCAACTATAACCATCAGCTGTTCAACACCTCTTCCTACATCATTACCTTCCAGCCCACTAACGGTAACAATACCTGGTCCGACCCGTCTTACGACCTGCCGGCCTACGTAGACCTTTTCGCACGCTGGTCCAAGACTCATACCGACAAGTGGACTGCCGCTACTAAGGCAACCCGCGATCACCTTTACAAGTCCTCCAACACCTCCTCCGGCTTGTTCTCCGACTACAACAACTTCGATGGTACTCCCCACGCCGTTAGCTTCAATAACGACGCTACCAGGTATATGTACGACGCCATGCGTTGCGCTATGAACTTCGGTATGGACTACTACCTGTTCGGTTCCGACGCAAAGCGCGAAGAAGAAATGGCAAAGCGCATTATCGACTTCTTCGAAAAGGACGGTTACCAGCACGCCCGTTTCAACTGGGATGGTTCCAATCCCTCTGAATCCTACACCCTGGGCGAAACCGGTGCCAACGCTGTTGCCGCCATGGCATTGGCCAACAATCCGTCCTACGAAAAGGCTATCAAGACCAACCTGGAAAAGGCTTGGAACGCAAGCTTGATGACCGGTCAGTACCGCTACTACGATGGTCTGGTTCACTACCTCTCCATGCTCCACCTGTCTGGCACTTTCAAGATTTGGAAGCCCAAGCCCACCGTGGAAAAGAAGACTGTTGAAGGTACCGAATACAATGGCGTTACCTATGACAAGGAAACCACCATCAACGCATTTGAAGGCTGCAAGCTTTACGAAGTCACCATTACCGGCAAGCAGAGCGCTCCTGTCGTCGACGCTGCCATTGCGATTACTTCTGTCAAGGCTATGAACGCCGCCCGCGTATGGTCTACCAATAGCGCCATCGTTATCGAAAACGTTGCCGCAGGCACCAACTTCTCCGTGACCGACATGAACGGCCGAGTCATGATGAAGTCCAAGGTCAGCTCCGCTTCCCATGAAATCCCCATGAGCAACAAGGGTGCTTTCCTGGTGATGGTCGGTAACAAGACCTTCAAGGTAATCAAGTAA
- a CDS encoding PEGA domain-containing protein — MSARIKFTVLFLLCLVVNSFATYVAVLETMSSTGALGLSERMYLTDKLREIASRTLPAYMDYTIMTRENINAMLPPGKTIEECEGSCLAETGRNIAADFIAQGRIGMFGQQLTLTVELYETASNKLVGSFTARKPDAEGLIEDIEEKAPELFELVKGGPAGVPASKADDFRSYVVDVQTDPVGALLSVDGKPQGSCKNTPCNVYLTPGRHRFLFVSENYKDLDTVVDVRQDNQKLWASMEANFGTITVAPVFTDNYEAAGHLRVTVNGKTQSGSKFRLAPGNYKIAVSHRCYETRESTVNVSNGSKLKFSKALDVAMAGITIESAENGNWDDPEPVYVNGVQVGVTPYTGQVPVCAKIQMGVRKETMVTDLKPGQKNRYVYKPSKYSSVYGKEDYQASHLDAPVKASTFDGSGMPKDTIGRETKLFFNVSFGGLLYTSNGEERSDTDFKFGLGFEYDLATSRRFVFGLGLGMSFETQNIQYDIYNSNSSYYGDYYYYSDYVSYSDDVQLINIDAFCVLGVGWAGFKFFARAGLSFNVSMEYGGMLDLESVPAVGMFELGFRFARNHEFYVGVSGGVLEDTAQNLTSDNSIFFGYRYAPTVGRKAF, encoded by the coding sequence ATGAGTGCTCGTATAAAGTTTACTGTTCTCTTTTTGCTTTGCCTGGTGGTAAATTCCTTTGCAACCTATGTGGCTGTTCTGGAGACAATGTCTAGTACGGGTGCTCTTGGCCTGTCCGAAAGAATGTACCTGACCGATAAGCTCCGCGAAATTGCCAGTCGTACCTTGCCTGCCTATATGGATTACACCATCATGACTCGCGAGAACATCAACGCCATGCTGCCTCCGGGTAAGACGATTGAGGAATGTGAAGGTTCGTGCCTGGCTGAAACTGGCCGAAATATTGCCGCTGACTTTATTGCCCAGGGGCGTATCGGAATGTTCGGTCAGCAGTTGACCTTGACTGTGGAACTCTACGAAACCGCATCCAATAAACTGGTGGGGAGCTTTACCGCCCGTAAGCCCGATGCGGAGGGCCTCATCGAAGATATCGAAGAAAAGGCCCCAGAACTTTTTGAACTGGTGAAGGGCGGACCCGCAGGTGTGCCGGCTTCCAAAGCCGACGATTTTCGTAGCTATGTGGTGGATGTGCAAACGGATCCGGTTGGTGCCTTGCTCAGTGTAGATGGAAAGCCTCAGGGGTCCTGTAAGAATACTCCCTGTAACGTGTATTTGACTCCCGGACGTCATCGATTCCTTTTTGTTAGTGAAAATTATAAGGATCTGGATACGGTCGTCGATGTAAGGCAGGATAATCAGAAATTGTGGGCTTCTATGGAGGCTAACTTCGGCACGATTACGGTGGCTCCTGTGTTTACGGATAATTACGAGGCTGCAGGCCATTTACGGGTGACTGTAAATGGCAAGACTCAGAGCGGCTCCAAGTTTAGATTGGCTCCCGGCAATTACAAGATTGCAGTTTCTCATCGCTGTTACGAAACGCGTGAATCTACGGTGAACGTGTCTAACGGAAGTAAGCTGAAGTTTAGCAAGGCTCTAGATGTGGCCATGGCTGGTATTACTATCGAGTCTGCTGAAAATGGAAATTGGGATGATCCGGAGCCTGTGTACGTGAATGGGGTTCAAGTGGGTGTAACTCCTTATACGGGGCAGGTTCCCGTTTGCGCCAAGATCCAGATGGGCGTACGCAAGGAGACCATGGTTACTGACCTTAAACCGGGCCAGAAGAACCGCTATGTGTACAAACCCTCAAAATACTCGTCTGTTTACGGAAAAGAAGACTACCAGGCTTCTCACCTGGACGCACCGGTAAAGGCTTCGACCTTTGATGGATCGGGTATGCCCAAGGATACAATCGGTCGTGAAACCAAGTTGTTCTTTAACGTTTCTTTTGGTGGATTGCTTTATACAAGCAACGGAGAGGAGCGTTCTGACACGGATTTTAAATTTGGCTTAGGTTTTGAATATGACCTGGCCACCAGCCGCCGCTTTGTTTTTGGCCTCGGATTAGGCATGTCTTTTGAAACGCAGAATATTCAATACGATATCTACAATAGCAACAGCTCCTATTATGGCGACTACTATTATTATAGCGACTATGTTAGCTATAGTGATGATGTGCAACTGATAAACATTGATGCCTTCTGTGTGCTGGGCGTGGGTTGGGCAGGTTTTAAATTCTTTGCGAGGGCCGGCTTAAGCTTTAATGTAAGTATGGAATATGGAGGCATGTTGGATCTAGAGTCAGTCCCTGCGGTGGGCATGTTTGAATTGGGTTTCAGGTTTGCAAGGAACCATGAATTCTATGTGGGTGTTAGTGGAGGTGTGCTTGAAGACACTGCCCAGAACCTTACTTCCGACAACAGCATATTTTTTGGCTACCGTTACGCTCCTACCGTGGGTAGAAAGGCCTTTTAG
- a CDS encoding ComEC/Rec2 family competence protein, which yields MKKYGWFGLFCAILTFFAMVSWGCQYVSGGGAEEEVGRVTFLDVGQGLSVLLEYGGRYALYDSGPDSANFIEKLRDHGVDSLDWVLLSHNHRDHLGGLLELLADPSGPSRDLSSGPSDNSWSVSSDGRRAIPVGRLMVGPDTSGGILVDSVLRSARRRGIPIDTLHRGDQVSLGKVLLTVLWPVEYLQVGENGASVVLRGRLVDDGSGESAGNVGVSAGGTDEGSFLLTGDLDSLGECRLLEVTSDVSADLLQVGHHGSVHSSTLRFLSGVSPRYAVISVGARNSYGHPAEPVLRKLQYVLGSAAISNSATPSADATISAADTATSPDSADAEISATTSNSADVTNLFRTDREGDVTFMLVPGVGVVP from the coding sequence ATGAAAAAATATGGCTGGTTTGGTCTGTTTTGCGCAATTTTGACGTTTTTTGCCATGGTTTCCTGGGGCTGTCAATACGTGTCTGGGGGAGGGGCTGAAGAGGAGGTTGGCCGGGTGACTTTTTTGGATGTGGGTCAGGGGCTTTCGGTGCTGCTGGAATATGGAGGGCGTTACGCCCTATATGACAGCGGGCCGGATTCCGCAAATTTTATAGAAAAATTGAGGGACCACGGGGTGGATTCGTTAGACTGGGTTCTGCTGAGTCATAATCATCGGGATCATTTGGGCGGGCTGCTGGAACTGCTGGCAGATCCGTCTGGTCCGTCGCGCGATTTGTCGTCTGGTCCGTCGGACAATTCGTGGTCTGTTTCGTCGGACGGTCGCCGGGCCATTCCGGTGGGGCGCCTTATGGTAGGGCCGGATACCTCGGGAGGCATTCTGGTGGACAGCGTACTGCGCTCCGCCCGCCGGCGGGGCATTCCCATAGACACTTTACACCGCGGCGATCAAGTGTCGTTGGGCAAGGTGCTGCTGACGGTGCTCTGGCCGGTGGAATATCTGCAGGTGGGCGAAAACGGGGCCAGCGTCGTTTTGCGGGGCCGCCTTGTCGATGATGGCTCCGGGGAGTCTGCTGGGAACGTCGGGGTGTCCGCCGGCGGTACTGACGAAGGCTCGTTTCTGCTGACGGGTGATCTGGATTCGCTGGGGGAGTGCCGCCTGCTGGAGGTGACCTCGGATGTGTCGGCGGATCTTTTGCAGGTGGGGCACCACGGTTCCGTCCACAGTTCCACCTTGCGATTTTTGAGCGGGGTGTCGCCCCGGTATGCGGTTATTAGCGTGGGGGCCCGCAATAGTTACGGCCACCCCGCGGAACCTGTCCTGCGAAAGCTGCAATACGTGCTGGGCTCCGCGGCGATCTCCAATTCCGCGACTCCCTCCGCAGACGCGACAATCTCCGCGGCCGATACCGCGACGTCCCCCGACTCCGCGGATGCGGAAATTTCTGCGACAACTTCAAACTCCGCAGACGTAACGAATCTTTTCCGCACCGACCGGGAGGGCGATGTTACTTTCATGCTGGTGCCTGGCGTAGGCGTTGTACCATAG